In Gammaproteobacteria bacterium, a single window of DNA contains:
- a CDS encoding adenylate/guanylate cyclase domain-containing protein: MADKRLSGKLAVILHADVVGSTMLVQQDEQKAHQRIQDSFQRFGKTISNYHGQVRELRGDALLAEFERASDAISAALSFQSDQANYNAQLDDDIRPLVRVGIAMGEVVIADDTITGAGVVLAQRLEQLADPGGLCITPAIREAMPRRLPFELENIGEQQLKGFDEPIGVYRVVLTPGAAVPSPEPGRNSDAAVGSQKLRIVATAVVLAVFAAATYGFVTWQSREPVIPESTDQISSEKPSIAVLPFDNMSGDPEQEYFADGITEDLTTDLSRISGLFVVARNSAFSYKGRSVDVRTVAQELGVRYVLEGSIRRADNQIRINAQLVDGSNGGHIWAERFDGTMADVFALQDQVNRKIVAALEVNLTSADEKRFDHVETKVPEAYDRLLLGIEQYNTFTPDAVVEAREIFKQAAALDPNYARAYANIALTHATEVNFFWSKDREGSIRLGLEFARKALELDDTIPQIYLTRSILYLSQRQHQTALESAQRTIEVHPNYVDGYATLAFISSYSGNFEKGLEALDQAIRINPQGTGVYLAVKGRILFLMEKYDDAVPALEEALDRNPGFDRIHLHLAAVYAQLGRIEDAEWSVEEALAINPDITLAKERRESIYRRESDLEHYVDALRKAGVPE, translated from the coding sequence ATGGCGGATAAGCGATTATCGGGCAAGCTCGCAGTGATTCTGCATGCGGATGTCGTGGGATCCACGATGCTGGTGCAACAGGATGAGCAAAAAGCTCACCAGCGCATCCAGGATTCTTTCCAGCGTTTCGGTAAAACCATTTCAAACTATCATGGCCAGGTTCGTGAACTCCGCGGCGATGCGCTACTGGCCGAGTTCGAACGTGCCTCGGATGCGATCTCCGCGGCGCTGTCTTTTCAATCAGACCAGGCGAATTACAACGCGCAACTCGATGACGATATCCGCCCACTGGTGCGGGTTGGGATCGCCATGGGTGAGGTCGTGATTGCCGATGACACGATCACGGGTGCAGGTGTGGTGTTGGCACAAAGGCTGGAGCAATTGGCGGATCCCGGTGGGTTATGCATAACACCGGCAATCCGTGAAGCGATGCCGCGGCGCCTGCCGTTCGAGCTTGAGAATATCGGTGAACAGCAATTAAAGGGATTCGATGAGCCCATTGGCGTTTACCGGGTCGTATTGACCCCTGGGGCAGCGGTCCCATCTCCCGAGCCGGGCCGGAATAGTGACGCTGCGGTGGGCTCGCAAAAGCTCAGAATTGTGGCAACCGCAGTTGTACTGGCTGTTTTTGCTGCGGCTACCTATGGCTTTGTCACCTGGCAATCAAGGGAACCTGTCATTCCCGAATCCACAGATCAGATTTCATCCGAAAAACCCTCGATAGCGGTTTTACCTTTCGACAATATGAGCGGTGACCCTGAGCAGGAGTATTTCGCCGATGGAATTACCGAGGATCTGACCACCGATTTGTCGAGAATCTCGGGATTGTTCGTGGTTGCTCGTAATTCGGCTTTTTCCTACAAGGGCAGATCGGTCGACGTACGTACTGTCGCCCAGGAACTGGGCGTGCGTTATGTTCTCGAAGGCAGCATTCGACGCGCCGATAACCAGATTCGGATCAATGCGCAGCTGGTTGACGGATCCAATGGCGGTCATATCTGGGCCGAGCGTTTTGATGGCACTATGGCTGATGTGTTCGCCTTGCAGGACCAGGTCAACCGGAAGATTGTCGCCGCACTCGAGGTCAACTTGACCTCGGCAGATGAAAAAAGATTCGACCATGTCGAGACCAAAGTTCCGGAGGCTTATGACAGGTTGTTGCTCGGGATCGAGCAGTACAACACCTTTACCCCTGATGCTGTTGTCGAAGCCCGTGAGATTTTCAAACAAGCTGCGGCTCTCGATCCAAACTACGCGCGGGCCTATGCCAACATCGCGTTAACGCATGCGACAGAAGTCAATTTTTTCTGGTCGAAGGATCGTGAAGGATCCATTCGGCTAGGGCTGGAGTTTGCGCGCAAGGCCCTGGAACTGGACGATACTATTCCACAGATATACCTGACGCGAAGCATTCTGTATCTGTCGCAGCGTCAACACCAGACCGCGCTCGAGTCGGCCCAACGCACGATTGAGGTCCACCCGAATTATGTTGATGGATATGCAACGCTGGCGTTTATTTCGAGCTATTCGGGTAACTTCGAAAAAGGGCTCGAAGCACTGGACCAAGCGATACGCATCAATCCGCAGGGCACCGGCGTTTATCTCGCCGTCAAAGGCCGCATTCTTTTTTTAATGGAAAAATACGATGACGCCGTACCGGCACTCGAGGAAGCGCTTGATCGAAATCCGGGATTCGACCGGATTCATTTGCATCTCGCAGCAGTCTACGCTCAGCTCGGACGAATCGAGGACGCCGAATGGTCGGTGGAAGAGGCGCTCGCAATCAATCCGGATATCACGCTGGCGAAGGAACGCCGCGAGAGTATCTATCGGCGCGAAAGCGATCTTGAGCATTACGTGGATGCCTTGCGTAAGGCCGGGGTACCCGAGTGA
- a CDS encoding 4Fe-4S dicluster domain-containing protein — MQKSLNIDPGKCTGCLQCEMACSYEHTGTFNPSRSYIKVFTFHQEGRFAPYTCTQCDEAWCMRACPVDAISVDMATGAKVISDDKCVGCKVCTIACPFGTVNYSQATGKVVKCDLCGGDPQCAAACPTGAITYVDADWTGYDRMLASAAKSLPSAEATA; from the coding sequence ATGCAGAAATCCCTTAACATCGATCCCGGGAAGTGTACCGGCTGTCTCCAGTGCGAAATGGCCTGCTCCTACGAGCACACGGGGACCTTTAATCCATCTCGATCGTACATCAAGGTATTCACTTTCCACCAGGAAGGGAGGTTTGCACCCTATACCTGCACCCAGTGCGATGAAGCCTGGTGTATGCGGGCCTGTCCGGTTGACGCCATCAGCGTCGATATGGCCACCGGTGCCAAGGTAATCTCCGATGACAAGTGTGTCGGCTGCAAGGTCTGCACCATCGCCTGCCCGTTCGGTACCGTCAACTACTCGCAAGCGACCGGCAAGGTCGTTAAATGCGACCTCTGTGGCGGTGACCCGCAGTGTGCGGCAGCCTGTCCTACCGGTGCGATCACCTATGTCGACGCAGACTGGACCGGTTACGATCGCATGCTCGCCTCGGCAGCCAAGAGTCTGCCATCCGCCGAAGCAACCGCTTAA
- a CDS encoding molybdopterin molybdotransferase MoeA encodes MSNKISSAPSCADPFDPESISLGDALNKIQERVLPVHACERLPIRECLDRVNNEAVKSPHDVPPLPNSAMDGVAVAIDSLSKGEITELEEVGTAFAGTPFSGDCGPGQCVRIMTGALVPEGTDAVIMQEQVEITETGRIRVDSDHRVGENIRLAGEDVARGEIVIDAGVRLSPADIGVLASLGIGQLQVKRKPVVAFFSTGDELVSIGEKLEPGKIYDSNRYSLHGMLSPMAVDIIDLGVVKDEPTAMREVLDNASKRADLIISTGGVSVGEADYIRPALSELGTTEFWKIAIKPGRPLTFGQIDASIFMGLPGNPVAVMVTFSQFVVPAIDALAGAKSRRPALFRARALDAMRKKPGRYEFQRGIAMLDDNNEWQVSKTGKQGSGILTSMSRANCFIVLPDENDGVEAGDEVNIQFFDWSL; translated from the coding sequence ATGAGCAACAAAATTTCTTCCGCGCCCAGCTGTGCAGATCCCTTCGACCCGGAATCGATCAGCCTCGGCGATGCGTTAAACAAAATCCAGGAACGCGTACTACCGGTCCACGCCTGCGAGCGCCTGCCGATTCGTGAGTGCCTTGACCGCGTAAACAATGAAGCCGTCAAGTCCCCGCATGACGTTCCGCCGCTGCCTAATTCAGCAATGGACGGGGTTGCGGTTGCCATCGACAGCCTGTCAAAAGGGGAAATTACCGAGCTTGAAGAAGTCGGCACGGCTTTTGCGGGCACCCCGTTTAGTGGTGACTGTGGCCCAGGACAATGCGTGCGCATCATGACCGGGGCACTGGTACCCGAGGGTACCGACGCGGTGATCATGCAGGAGCAGGTGGAAATTACCGAAACCGGCAGGATTCGGGTCGATTCTGATCATCGGGTCGGTGAAAATATCCGCCTGGCCGGCGAGGACGTTGCCCGCGGTGAAATCGTGATTGACGCTGGCGTCAGACTCAGCCCGGCCGATATCGGCGTGCTGGCATCGCTGGGCATTGGTCAACTCCAGGTCAAGCGCAAACCCGTAGTCGCATTTTTCTCCACCGGCGACGAGCTGGTCTCAATTGGTGAAAAGCTCGAGCCGGGCAAGATTTATGACAGTAATCGCTATAGCCTGCACGGCATGCTATCGCCCATGGCAGTCGACATCATCGATCTCGGCGTGGTCAAGGATGAACCCACAGCCATGCGCGAAGTGCTCGATAATGCATCGAAGCGGGCTGATTTGATCATCAGCACCGGTGGTGTTTCGGTCGGGGAGGCCGACTACATCAGGCCGGCACTGTCAGAACTCGGTACGACCGAGTTCTGGAAAATCGCGATCAAGCCGGGGCGACCGTTGACCTTTGGCCAGATCGACGCCAGCATTTTCATGGGTTTACCCGGTAACCCGGTCGCGGTAATGGTGACCTTCAGCCAGTTCGTGGTGCCCGCGATCGATGCTCTGGCCGGCGCCAAATCCAGACGCCCGGCATTGTTTCGCGCGCGTGCACTCGATGCGATGCGCAAGAAGCCGGGGCGCTACGAGTTCCAGCGCGGTATCGCCATGCTGGACGACAATAACGAATGGCAGGTCAGCAAAACCGGCAAACAGGGATCCGGTATCCTGACGTCGATGAGCCGCGCCAACTGCTTTATCGTACTGCCCGATGAAAACGACGGCGTCGAGGCCGGTGACGAAGTCAATATCCAGTTCTTCGACTGGTCCCTTTAA
- the moaD gene encoding molybdopterin converting factor subunit 1, with protein MADILYFARLAESLGIKSEEINLSADCKTVADLVALLRARGEPFDSEFNGDTRILVAINQEMSEPTAEISNTDEIAFFPPVTGG; from the coding sequence ATGGCTGATATTCTCTATTTTGCGCGACTGGCCGAATCGCTGGGCATTAAATCAGAGGAAATAAATTTATCAGCGGATTGCAAGACAGTTGCCGACCTGGTTGCGCTATTGCGGGCACGTGGAGAGCCCTTTGATAGCGAGTTTAACGGTGACACCCGAATACTGGTGGCAATCAACCAGGAAATGAGCGAACCGACTGCAGAAATCAGCAACACCGACGAAATCGCCTTCTTTCCCCCGGTCACCGGCGGTTGA